A genomic stretch from Limanda limanda chromosome 11, fLimLim1.1, whole genome shotgun sequence includes:
- the wdr26a gene encoding LOW QUALITY PROTEIN: WD repeat-containing protein 26 (The sequence of the model RefSeq protein was modified relative to this genomic sequence to represent the inferred CDS: inserted 2 bases in 1 codon): protein MQANGAGQDRDSELSCRNGAAQNGESSSSSAADGGAHSNGLVSGTNNGNTVSNNNXNGVSEEPAADDDDCNTPDMKRKTRLSQSEEDVIRLIGQHLHDLGLNQTVDLLMQESGCRLEHPSATRFRNHVMEGEWDKAESDLNELKGMMHSPSAIVRMKFLLLQQKYLEYLEDGKVLEALQVLRAELTPLKYNTERIHVLSGYLMCSHAEDLRAKAEWEGKGTASRTKLLDRLQTYLPPSVMLPPRRLQTLLKQAVELQRERCLYHNTKLDSGLDSVSLLLDHACSRKQFPCYTQQILTEHCNEVWFCKFSNDGTKLATGSKDTTVIVWQVDMETQQLKLLKTLEGHAYGVSYLAWSPDDTYLIACGPDDCSELWLWNVQTGELRTKMSQSHEDSLTSVAWNPDGKRFVTGGQRGQFYQCDLDGNLLDSWEGVRVQCLWCLNDGRTVLASDTHQRIRGYNFEDLTDRNIVQEDHPIMSFTVSKNGRLALLNVATQGVHLWDLQDRVLVRKYQGVTQGFYTIHSCLGGHNEDFIASGSEDHKVYIWHRRSELPIAELTGHTRTVNCVSWNPILPGLLASASDDGTVRIWGPAPFLDVQDAEGLNECCSMDS from the exons ATGCAGGCCAACGGGGCAGGACAGGACCGAGACTCCGAGCTGTCCTGCCGAAACGGAGCTGCACAGAACGGGgagtcctcttcctcctccgccgccgacGGGGGGGCTCACTCCAACGGACTGGTGTCAGGTACCAACAATGGGAACACtgtcagcaacaacaa aaacggAGTGTCCGAGGAGCCCGCGGCCGACGACGACGACTGCAACACGCCGGACATGAAGAGGAAGACGCGTCTGTCGCAGTCCGAGGAGGACGTCATCCGGCTGATAGGACAACACCTCCACGACCTGGGGCTCAA TCAGACGGTGGACCTCCTGATGCAGGAGTCTGGCTGCAGACTGGAGCACCCCTCTGCCACCAGGTTTCGCAATCATGTCATGGAAGGAGAGTGGGACAAG GCGGAGAGTGACCTAAATGAGCTGAAGGGAATGATGCATTCTCCCAGTGCTATAGTG CGGATGaagttcctgctgctgcagcagaagtACCTGGAGTATCTGGAGGATGGAAAGGTCTTGGAGGCCCTGCAAGTCCTCAGAGCTGAGCTCACTCCTCTCAAGTACAACACGGAGCGTATCCACGTCCTGAGCgg GTACCTGATGTGCAGTCACGCAGAGGACCTGCGAGCCAAAGCAGAGTGGGAAGGCAAAGGCACGGCGTCTCGAACAAAGCTGCTGGATCGCCTCCAGA CCTATCTGCCTCCCTCAGTGATGCTGCCCCCCCGCCGCCTGCAGACTCTGCTGAAGCAGGCCGTTGAGCTGCAGAGGGAGCGCTGCCTTTATCACAACACCAAGCTAGACAGTGGACTCGACTCTGTGTCCCTGCTCCTGGACCACGCCTGTAGCCG GAAACAGTTCCCCTGCTACACCCAGCAGATTCTTACTGAACACTGCAACGAAGTCTGGTTCTGCAAATTCTCCAACGACGGCACAAAACTGGCAACCGGGTCCAAAGACACCACAGTCATCGTGTGGCAAGTTGACATG GAAACCCAGCAGCTGAAATTGTTAAAGACTCTGGAAGGTCATGCTTACGGTGTGTCATACCTGGCATGGAGCCCTGATGATACCTATCTGATAGCCTGTGGTCCTGATGACTGCTCCGAGCTGTGGCTGTGGAATGTGCAG ACGGGGGAGTTGCGGACAAAGATGAGTCAGTCTCATGAAGATAGCCTGACTAGTGTGGCCTGGAATCCAGATGGCAAACGCTTCGTCACTGGCGGTCAGAGAGGCCAGTTCTACCAGTGT GACTTGGATGGAAACCTGCTGGACTCATGGGAGGGAGTTCGGGTGCAGTGCCTGTGGTGTCTGAATGACGGCCGGACCGTACTTGCATCCGACACCCACCAACGCATCCGAGGATACAACTTTGAAGAcctgacagacagaaacat AGTGCAGGAGGACCATCCCATCATGTCTTTCACTGTTTCTAAAAATGGAAGGTTAGCTCTGCTCAATGTTGCTACCCAG GGAGTGCACCTATGGGACTTGCAGGACCGGGTGCTGGTGAGGAAGTACCAAGGGGTCACCCAGGGCTTCTACACCATCCACTCCTGCCTGGGAGGTCACAATGAAGACTTCATCGCCAGTGGTAGTGAAG aCCACAAAGTTTACATCTGGCACCGGCGTAGTGAGCTGCCCATTGCAGAGCTCACTGGTCACACCCGCACGGTCAACTGTGTGAGCTGGAACCCCATCCTGCCTGGACTACTGGCCAGCGCATCCGATGATGGAACCGTCCGAATCTGGGGGCCCGCCCCTTTCCTGGATGTCCAAGATGCAGAAGGGCTCAATG AATGCTGCAGTATGGACAGCTGA
- the cnih4 gene encoding protein cornichon homolog 4, whose translation MEAAVFILSLVDCCALIFLSVYFIITLSDLECDYINARACCSKLNKWVIPEMVSQCLSTMLMLVSMHWFIFLLNLPVAVWNIYRHVKVPLGNMGVFDPTEIHNRGQLKSHMKEAMIKLGYHLLCFFIYLYSMILALIND comes from the exons ATGGAGGCGGCAGTGTTCATTCTGTCGCTCGTGGACTGCTGTGCCCTGATTTTCCTCTCGGTTTACTTT ATTATCACCCTGTCTGATCTAGAATGTGACTACATCAACGCTAGAGCCTGCTGTTCCAAGCTGAACAAA TGGGTAATTCCGGAGATGGTCAGCCAGTGTCTCTCCACGATGCTGATGTTGGTGTCCATGCACTggttcatcttcctcctcaaccTGCCTGTAGCAGTCTGGAACATTTACAG GCACGTGAAGGTTCCGCTGGGAAACATGGGTGTGTTTGACCCAACTGAGATCCACAACCGAGGTCAGCTCAAGTCCCACATGAAGGAGGCCATGATCAAACTGGGTTACCACCTGCTCTGCTTCTTCATCTATTTGTACAG CATGATCTTGGCTCTGATCAACGACTGA